The sequence ACACTTCCAAACCCTGGAGTTCCCAGGTTTGGGGCGAGGACACAGCATCAAGTCTGTGTGCAGGCGTCCGTGAAGATGCAGTTCTTGTCAGAATGAGCACAGGACAGCAATCAGCCGAGAGTGTCCTTCCAAGGCTTTGACTTGggcttgctgctgctgttgttgggCGTGTTGGGAGGGTGACTCGGATCACGCTGTAGCAGAGGGTTGTGGGTGAAAGTCTGCCGTAAGGGAcctggaagaagagagaacaaatcTCAGtcaatagagagaaagaaaaaatggaagagaCTCGAGCCTGAAGGGCTTCCTCACCTCTGGCAGCCAGGTCCAGGTGTTTCTGCATTCGCTGTTCACGCTCTCGGAGCTGTTGTGCCAGTTCAGCATTCTTCCAGCCTGTGTGAGGAGAGTTCTCTCATTTTCAGGATACTCTCTCCTGGTCCTGACCACCCACCCCCTTCCTTTTTGAGAAAAGTCTCAAGTTCCATAGCGCAGGCTGGTCTTGACCCACTGTGGAGCCTCGGGTGGCTAGGCAGTGCAGTCCTGCTGCGGCTCccttgctgggattacatgttTCCTCATCACACCACAGCGCCCGCCCGctaccccttacctgttttgaaGCTCTTCAAGAAGCCTTCCCGAGGAGGCAGTTTGTCAGGGTCGTGTATGACACGCTGGGGGATTTTGAGCACTGTGCGCACAGCTGGAATCCGGAGGCAGGCCACTTGGCACAGGGAGAACACATTGGAGGAGAGCCAGTACATGAACACCGCCTGCGTGAGCAAAGAGAAGATGCTCAGAGCTCTGTCGAGTCAGCTTGTTCAGAGGCACTAGGCGGAAGGACTTGGAAGCAGCACAAAGCCGTTACCTACCGAGGGGAAGTGGATGGTCACGGGCAAGACCACCAGCGGCATCACTCTGATAATATTCCTCATGAACTGGAGGTCAGAGCTCTGCATGCCCGTCTCCGCACCTAGCTGCCCGAAACGGGTCGAGGAAAAGAACAGTGAATTCCAATCTCTCACCTGTCAACTCTACTCTCCCAGGGAATGGAAGGTACATTCTGCATGCCACTTCATCCCTTCTCCCTGTTACTGGCAGGTCTCACACTTGGCTAGCCCCAGCTTACCTCAAGGACACCCCACATTGTGGCAGTGACTACCAGTGGCAAGACGTAGATGGGATCAGATATCGTGAGATCTTGGAACCACCAGAGCCCACCTGTCTGTAGGCTGGGCACAGGCAGGTTGGCCATCTCTCTCAAGGCAATAAAGAAGGAGATGAAGATGGGGGCCTGTTACAGAGGATAAACAGTCAACACATCTAACGGGTACTTTTTCAGGACCCCATTACTAAAAGCCATGCACATCACCATCCCCTGCTTTTCTGGGGATCTTGGGACATGGGAAGTAGGACACAGCTTACTGGGTTCAGGATGGATAAGCAGGACAGTTTTGCTCACCTGAGTGAGAGGCAGGATGAGCGGTCTGAAGAGTTTAATATCATGCTTTTTCTGATAGCGTGTCATCTCTATGGTGGCCCTGTAAactgggaggggagggaaatgagtcACTGGGCTAAGAGTGACATCAGTGAAGGTGAACAACTTCATCTTGGGCCCATGACCTTTCCAAGGAAAGGCTAAACCTTTAGATTTACCAGAACCGCCCAACTGCAGCACCTGCCCCTCTCCCACAGCAGAATGTCTCACGTCAAATGTGCTTCTCTCCCACACTTCCCTGGAGCCGACTCACACTCAGCCTGGTCTCCTGCCAACTTGGCTTCTTTGATTTGGGTGGAAAACTTCTGTATCACTGGCATGTGGTTGTGGATCTTGGCTGCTTCTCGTTGGCCCTTCACAATCAGTGGAAAAATGAGGCAGCGGGCAACGACCGTACCTGGAAAATACAACATGGGCTTGGAGCGAAATGAAAAGCTGCCTACACCCAGAAGAATGAAGGTTTCAGGTCCTCACTCTAAGTCTTATTCCAGTCTTTTCCATACAATGGCTGTCACCCAAGGGGCCCAGAAGTAAGGACAGGGCACACCCAGCTCTTCAAGGCTCAGACTGCAGCCATAGAATAAAAGTTAAGCATAACTTCTTTAAGCAGATGAGcagggatttttttgtttctacCGTCCGCCAGCAAGCAAACGTTCCTTTTGTATTTCAATAGGCTCCAAACTTTCTATCATCAGTGGAGATCTTTTCCTCAACTGTTCACTGCAGATGAAAATACACAAATGAAGTCACTCTTGATCAAGGGAGAACATCTACCTTACCTTCACCCTGTTCAGCACCTCTCCAGAACTGAGTCTTAGAATGaagtatgattttattttctgagacagggtcttggtgtATAcgagctggccctgaactcagccttctctctcagcctccctagtaCTATAAGCACAGGTATTTGCCATCATACCCAGGTTAGAACAAAGTTGGCCAGTCACTTTTACAAGTCCCTAAAGTAGTAACCCACCACATTCTGGTGGCTtaacctttcctctctccttacaCACACTCCTGACTACTGGCCATGCCAACAAATACTTAGTTTACGCTATCTGTGGCCTGGGCTAAGAAGGAAGCAAGGACACAACCTGGAATACCATTCCTGAAGAAGGGTGAAGTTAGGGAAGTGTAgttagaaaacaggaaattagCTGGAGAGGATAGGAAAGATTGCCACAAAAGCCAAAGCTCTAGTGTGTCAAATGCAGGAAGGTCTACGATAAGAAAAGATGATTCAGTAATGCCATCACCAGCAGTACACTGAGGTGATCTTAGCTGAGGGTCAAAGACTAGAAAAAAGTGGGCCCACTGGATTCCTCAAAGAACACACAGTTATGCTAAAGCTGTTTATATACTTAGCATAAACGGAAGGGACTGAAACCAAGGACAGCGGGTGTGCTTCTAATCTCAGCACCACAGAGGCCAA is a genomic window of Chionomys nivalis chromosome 12, mChiNiv1.1, whole genome shotgun sequence containing:
- the Oxa1l gene encoding mitochondrial inner membrane protein OXA1L translates to MAMSLVCGRRQLLRLLRPQRSFHSVAGSLKPLATELLVAAHLGSGRPHSAVLAALSPRCISTSATFFAEAQVQAPPVVPATPTPPAVPEVASGGAADVAQCAAEQSFAELGLGSHTPVGLIQNLLEFMHVDLGLPWWGAIATCTVVARCLIFPLIVKGQREAAKIHNHMPVIQKFSTQIKEAKLAGDQAEFYRATIEMTRYQKKHDIKLFRPLILPLTQAPIFISFFIALREMANLPVPSLQTGGLWWFQDLTISDPIYVLPLVVTATMWGVLELGAETGMQSSDLQFMRNIIRVMPLVVLPVTIHFPSAVFMYWLSSNVFSLCQVACLRIPAVRTVLKIPQRVIHDPDKLPPREGFLKSFKTGWKNAELAQQLREREQRMQKHLDLAARGPLRQTFTHNPLLQRDPSHPPNTPNNSSSKPKSKPWKDTLG